In Saccopteryx bilineata isolate mSacBil1 chromosome X, mSacBil1_pri_phased_curated, whole genome shotgun sequence, the genomic window ACACAACCCTGCACACATActgcccaagcctgtgaaaagaagtAAGGACTTGCCCCTCACCCTTCCCCGGTGCTCCTACTTATACATGAGGCAGAACATGGCATCCTGGGAAAAGCCCAGGTCTGAGATACAAAGATCCCCATGTGTTCTAGTCCCGGCTCTACCATTGCTTTCTGGTGTGATTTTGGATGAGTTCCTTTCCTTCTCTGGACCTTAGTTTCCACAGCTGTACAAATGCTGTTTGGCTTATCTTACAAAGTTGTTCTAGAAGTAAATGAAATGATGGGTGCATGAATAACTTGTAAACAGTCAAATTCTCTGTGCTTGCAAGAAAGTAATTAAATTAACATTGTCGGAATAAACCTATGCATATATTTCCAATTAACTTATGACAGAGGGGCCAAAACACACTATGGGGAGAGGACACtctcctcaataaatggtgctggcaaaactAGACAGCCATATTCAAAAGAACGAAACTGGaccacatacacaaaaattaactaaaaatggattaaaagctTGACTGTGACCTGAAAcagtaaaacttctagaagaaagcataggtagtAAGCTTCTTTGCATTGGTCTtgataatgatttatttttttgtatttgataccaaaaacaaaagtgaccaaagcaaaaataaacaaatggaacatcaaactaaaaagcctggACACACAGAAAAGGAAGCTATCAACAGAATTAAAGGCTacctacaaaatgggagaaaatatttgtcaacCATATCTCTGATAAAGGggttaaattcaaaatatataaagaatgcatccaactcaataacaaaaaattctgatttaaaaatgagcaaaggatatgaatagacaaagaaaacatacagatggccaacaggcatatggaaaggtactcaacatcactaatcaaaagagaaatgtaagtcaaaaccacaaagaggtatcacctcacatctgttaaaaTCGCtattatcaaaaaaacaaaaaataacagtgctggtgaggatgtggagaaaaggaaactcttgttcattgttggtgggaatgtaaatttctGTGgttactatgaaaaacagtatgaagttttctaaaaaaaaattatgatactacaattccattcctaggtaattagcctgaaaaaaaaaaaaagaaaacactaactcaaaaagatatatgcatcctcatgtttattggaacattattcataataaccaagacatggaagcaaccaaagtgtccatccatagatgaaatgataaaaaatgtggtatatatatatatatatatatatatatatatatatatatgtacaagggaacattattcagctataaaaatgaaaacaacatggatggactttgagggcattatgctaagcaaaataagtcagacaaagacaaataacataatctcatttatatatgaaatctaaaattttataaaatgcccTTATAGGTACGTAAAacaaattggtggttgccagaggcagggtGAGGGGTGGGTGAAATGGGtaaaagtacaaacttccagttataaaataagtcacagggatgtaatttacagcatggtgactacagttaatacTGTACTACATATTAGAAAGTTGCTGAGTATAGATGTTAAAAGTCCTcatcacacagaaaaaaaatgtaactatgtaTGGAATGTATCTagacagatgttaactagacttattgtgatcaCTTAACAACATATACAAATAATCAATCATGTTTTATAGCTGatactaatataaaattatatgccaattatatcttatttaaaaatgtaatgctgCCAGATTTGCCCTGAGAAATCAGAGAACATGTTCTCCATACATTCAGCAAGTGATTCCTATGACTGCGCATACCCCATTGCAAGAATTGAAACCTTCAaatccaaaagaccagagtattTTGGGCCTTCTCCAGTCTAGTACCTAGagtgtttgtctgtctgtctgtttgtttgtttgtttgtttgcttgcttgcttttctccttgagagaggcagggagagacagacaggaacatcaagctgctccgcatgtgctctgacctggaaacCAAACTGGCAATCCCTGcattccaggatgacactccTACCAACcgtgctatctggccagggcttaattttttattgatttttttagaaagacagagggagggagggaaagagagaggaaggggaaggaaaacaTTTGTTGGtacactcagtcatgcattctttggttgcttcttgtgtgtgtctcaactagggatcaaacctgcaaccttgttgttttgggacgacacttttaaatgaatgagataactggccagggccctagccTGGTTTTTGTTCAAATACATGAAACTCAAACCAGATTTAATTGATTATCCAAACTTTCCTGCTTTTTCCCCACTTTCATGTCTTTGCTCGCTGAGTTCTCTCCACTAAATAcgtttttcttcctctgccttgaTTAAAACCCTTTCCACCATTCAATACCAGATCAAATACCACCTCTTCCATCATGCATTTCCTCGAGAGAGCAGCTGAAGGGAATTTCTCTGGTTCTGAAGTCCAATAGACCATTTTCCACTTTGTATCTATTCTTTGGAGGCCACCATTCTGAATaagggaaaattattttccccTCATAGAAGACAATGTAAACTGATCAGTGGCATGTGAAGAACAGATCAAGCTCCAGACCCGTGGCAGtgccagaaaggaaaggagaaaagaagggaagaaaggagagaggaaaggaggaaagaagagagggaggaaaggaggaagaaaggaaggggaggtcaggaggagacagggagagatggagaggagagagagaggtagcctAGCTTACCTGAAAGAGTTAATATTTGGCTTTCTTAGAAGCTGGTGACTGTAGTGCGGTGTATGGAGAGCAACTAGGTTATCATTTGGGACCAATGCCAACAAGAGAGTAAAGGCCAAGGAAGAGATTTCACTCCAGAGACAGTAATGtcacctctgcctcctccttaCAACTCCAAGAGAAGGCTGTCTTAGAAGACTCATCATTAGAATTTGAGATGATCCTTTCCAACCCCTGACCTGTTTTTGGATGGAAAAGATTGGACTTGGTAAATGTAAGGGGTTTAAGGCACCAGGTCTTGAGGTTGACTCTGCCCACTAGCAGCACAGGCAACTGGAAATATAATAGCCAATAACATGGGCACTTAACTTAGGGTCTTGTTCTGCTTATCTGGGAAATGGAGCTAAGAGTTTcagcccttcctctctgtctagaATTTAGTATGCTCCTACCTCCCCCTCAAGCAGAAGTCCTTTGAAATTGCCAGAGTATCCACATGCCTTCATGGGTCAACCACAGGATCTGTGTCTCAGATGCCACAGGGCAGTTTACCCTGGCCAGGCTCCATTCAAAGGCTGCCTTTTCTGGGGAGCCTATAGTAGACGAGGTTGCTAAGGGTGACTCCTCATCCACAGGAGCCTTGAATAAAAGGATGGGGGGGTGTAAAAGCAGGATAACTCACCTGTAAGAAGAGAGATGGGGCTGTGTGCCTCGAAACCCTCTGTCTATGCTTACAGCCCAGTTCTTCAGTTCTCTTTCTTCTTGGAGACAAGTTGCAGTGCTCTTCAAAATGCATAAGAATGACAATCTGGGAGCTGAGTGGGGCAGGATCACAGAAATAGATTTCTAGCTATCTTGCCTTCATTGCTAAAGTCTCTCAAACACTAGGAGCTAGGGAGAGTGGGAAAGGTAAGAGGTAGGAGAGGCAAGTCAATGCAAGACCCCATTCCCTTCCCCAGTGATAGATCATGATATAGGCAGACTGTCAAGGCAGATCCCAGAAAGAGCTCTGAATGTCTATAATGCTTCCCAAGTAGAGAATATCCACATTATGCTCCTTCATTCCTTCATCTTATGTCTCTTTTACTGTGCATTCACATTCCCACACAGGTGTCATGCAGGAAAACATAAGAAGATATTGTGGAAGGATAAAGAATTAGCAAAACGAAGGTGCTTGGATTGGAATTTGTGCAGTTACGTATGCTGGTCTTGTTTTCCTCTATCCCTTGCTTTTCTCGACATTGTAGGAGGCTGACTGATCACTGCAGGCTTTGATTTCCAGGATCCCTCATTCATCATCTTCCAAGCAGGTTCAACCAATGAGTGGAAATGGTGGGAGGGTAGGAAAAAATGGGAAAGTCAGGTAATTTAGCCTGTACCCTTTGTGCTTCTGATGGTGTTTGCTGTGTGTATTCTAATGGCTCCTGCTGTCATTATAATTCCAATTCTGCCATGTGATCCCAGCTCCTATTCCAGTTTCCACCATCTCCAACTGTTTCCCTGTTGTTCACCTTACCTTAATCTGCCTTATATGGCAAGCGGCTGATCCTTATAAACTGTTTCCTAGGCTTTCATATTAATTGACTTTCAGCTTCTTCCAACGCCAGAGACATTGGAGGCAAACTGAAGAACAAGAATGAGTGAAAGTAGAgtgtatttcttcctttcctgtgGTTTGGGCAGCATCTATTTTCTATGGTTCTAGCTCCTGTGGAAAGACCTGTGATTCCACTTGCCATCAGGTGACCCTTGGCCTTTGTGGACATACTTTCTCCCTCACGTCTGCAGCCTAGGCATGGTCTTGGATTTCTAGTGTCACTAATGTCTTGGTTACCTTCTTGTCCTGCCCAAATTCTCTGCCTATCACCTATATAACTAATATTTTTGTGCATTAAATTATGTCatatatatttagtaattttttttcccagttaGATCTTGATTATGAACTGGACTTGTGGAAATGCAGCCTATGACTCAAGGTGAGTGAATGGGAAGCTCTTTGGTCACTTGACTCAAAATAATAGGAGACTGGGTGGCAGTCCCTGAAAAGGTGCCTTGCAGCAgcaagagaaatggagagaggtaCAGGGTTGAGCAAGCTCAAGCTATTCTTTCACCTACTTGAATTCTTTCTTCAGGACTTTGCTTTTAGAACAACACCACTCCAAATTATCTTGAGGATTTTGGTAGAAAGGTGGCCAGAACACCTATACCTCTCAAATGCTAGACCATTAACCATTGCCATCCTTCCTCATGGGCAACCAGACCACTATCCTACCCATGAagaacccccacacacacacaccagacacaACAGCCACCAGGATTTATTTTGTCAATGATTTTATTGTGGAAGACAATACAAGAAAGCTGCTCAAAGCAGTGGTAAGAGGTATAGTGCCTTCCAGCTACCTGCATCTCCAGGAGGTATTGGGGGTGTCGTGGGTTTCTGGGTAGACTGCAATATTACAATTGATGTTTAAGGTAGTTAATCAACACAGAGGGAATATCCAGCTGGTCAATAGCTTGTGGCTTGTTGGCCTGGCGCAAAGTTCTGCGGATAACTAAACGGGTCAGCGATAGTAGTTTTCGTGGAGTGGCTACAGCAAGGAGAAACAAGTCATGGGAAGGCAATTTTCAGGATAATTCCCCCACCCAAAACATCAATCACCCTGCCTTTGCTGCTGCAACCCTAAATGCCCTCTTCCTTCTAAGAAATGCCCTTCACCTTCCTTTCAATGTATGGTACCAATAGGAAcacactgaggcttagagaggccATGCTCAAGACTATAAAAATGTCATTGACAGAGCCAGAACAAGATATTGGGCTACTGCTATCCCCTCCTCCTTCATCTTAGTGATCTTGTCCCTAATAAGGAATATGTAACCTCTTCTCTACTGGAGCTAAGGTAGAGAGAGGAAGATGGTGTTTCTTGCCATTCATTCCAGAAGGATTGGCTTAGGGAATTATTTTGGGCCCTGGGACCTCCACAACAAAAACCCTATAGGGTTGGCCTGCTTGACACTCACCTCGAGCCTGTAGCAGTAATATAGTGCCTTTATCATCTTTCTTGTCCAGGTTATGGGGGACCGATGGAAGGTAGATGTTAGCACCAAAGTCAATTAACAGTTGGATGTACTCTGGATCACAATTATGGTGGAGACAGATTTCCAGGATGGTGCGGGGCTGTGGGACTCGAGCCAATAGGTACTGGTTAGTGCAGTTGTAGTCCGGGTCTGCCCCATAAAGCAAAAGTAAGCGGAAGCAGTCAAGGTGTCTATAGACTGCAGCCAAAAGGAGGGGGCCAGAAAATGAAGTTATGTTTGATGCCCAAACTGGTAGTTTAACCTTAACGTTTGGATCTGCTCCGTGACCTAAAAGTTCTTGCAGGATGGTAACAGCACCTTCACGGGCAGCTGTGAGTACAGGAGAGCAGTTGTTGTAGATGCTTCCACTAGGGCAGGCTCCAGCTTCCAAAAGCTCATGCACGCAATCCAGATGGCCACGGCTGACGGCAGTAAAAAGTGGTGTCTGTGCCTTGACGTCCAAGCTATCAACATCAGCGCCATGTGCCAAGAGGACCTgcaaacaactaaggtggccACAAGAAGCAGCCAAGTGTAACGGGGTCCCAGAAACACCCCAGCCACTCCAACTGTTGATGAAACGTTTGTAACACTCTTGGCGCAAAAGCTGGTCCAAGGTGTGAGAGTCGTTTCTCTGCACCGCGTCACGGAGAGCCTGCTTCTCCCCAGTGCCGGTGTCCTCCTCCCCCTTGtcaggctgcaggagggagaaaagCTTGCTAATGTCCATGAAATTCATGTTGGCCCGTTAGAACATAACTATTCTTATTACGAGGAGAATATGCCAGATCTGTGGGTGACAAAAACAGGATAAACTGAGGACCCTAATCAAAAAACTGGATGCCAGCCCTTGCCCCCTATCCTTCACCATCAGGCTTTTCACTCATGGGTCCCCTGCTTCACTCCTATTTCACCTTATTTCCATGCCCCAGAGATAGATGCCAAAACAGATCAGGCCTTTTCATAGCTTGgtgcctttgcatatgctgttctTCATGTCCTTCAATCTTTTACTTCTGGGAAGCCCTCCTAAATCTTCTACTCTCCCTGCTCAGATTCCAAAGGCTCAGA contains:
- the ASB12 gene encoding ankyrin repeat and SOCS box protein 12, encoding MNFMDISKLFSLLQPDKGEEDTGTGEKQALRDAVQRNDSHTLDQLLRQECYKRFINSWSGWGVSGTPLHLAASCGHLSCLQVLLAHGADVDSLDVKAQTPLFTAVSRGHLDCVHELLEAGACPSGSIYNNCSPVLTAAREGAVTILQELLGHGADPNVKVKLPVWASNITSFSGPLLLAAVYRHLDCFRLLLLYGADPDYNCTNQYLLARVPQPRTILEICLHHNCDPEYIQLLIDFGANIYLPSVPHNLDKKDDKGTILLLQARATPRKLLSLTRLVIRRTLRQANKPQAIDQLDIPSVLINYLKHQL